The following coding sequences are from one Pseudopipra pipra isolate bDixPip1 chromosome 16, bDixPip1.hap1, whole genome shotgun sequence window:
- the ELFN1 gene encoding protein ELFN1: MAGRRWAATSALCMYVAAVSLLHAGGVRADCWLIEGDKGFVWLAICSQNQPPYESIPQQINSTIVDLRLNDNKIKSVQYASLSRFGNLTYLNLTKNEISYIEDGAFSGQFNLQVLQLGYNRLRNLTEGILRGLGKLEYLYLQANLIETVTPNAFWECPNIVNIDLSMNRIQRLDSNTFRGLNKLSVCELYSNPFYCSCELLGFLQWLEAFTNMTRTYDRMQCDSPPDYMGYYLLGQGRTGYRNALSMLSSLCTGGSYTVIPRFIPPRYQVTTVPSESPCSEEECSSGDGTTPQFSLFTPIGETEVRPNIQVKHLNHNSAVLTVQIPYPFSKMYILSQFENGFSSMITKLRKKEENITVSNLVAQRDYTYCVVSVHQYSKYNHTCVTITPTRPNRKEPVPTPSTATHYIMTILGCLFGMVIVLGVVYYCLRKRRQQEEKHKKAAGSMKKTIIELKYGPEMETTSITQLSQGQILGGETVTRIPYLPSAGEVEQYKLIDSSETPKATKGNYMEVRTGEQPERRDCELSLPPDSQGSVAEISTIAKEVDKVNQIINNCIDALKSESTSFQGVKSGAVSTVEPQLVLLSEQIPSKHGFLSPVYKESYNHPLQRHHSMEAAPKRSSTSSSGSIRSPRSYRSEGSGHKSEAKYIEKTSPTTDTILTVTPAAAILRAEAEKIRQYSEHRHSYPSSHQGEQHDSMGGRKPSILEPLTRPRPRDLAYSQLSPQYHNLSYTSSPEYTCKPSHSIWERFKLNRKRHKDEEEYMAAGHALRKKVQFAKDEDLHDILDYWKGVSAQQKS, encoded by the coding sequence ATGGCAGGTCGCCGGTGGGCCGCGACGTCAGCCCTCTGCATGTACGTGGCGGCCGTCTCTCTCCTACATGCCGGCGGGGTGCGGGCAGACTGCTGGCTCATCGAGGGGGACAAGGGCTTTGTCTGGTTGGCCATCTGCAGCCAGAACCAGCCCCCCTACGAGTCCATCCCCCAGCAAATCAACAGCACCATCGTGGACTTGCGGCTGAACGACAACAAGATCAAGAGCGTGCAGTACGCCTCGCTCAGCCGCTTCGGCAACCTGACATACCTCAACCTGACGAAGAACGAGATCTCCTACATCGAGGACGGTGCCTTTTCAGGACAGTTCAACCTccaggtgctgcagctgggtTACAACCGACTGAGGAACCTCACCGAGGGCATCCTCCGGGGCCTGGGAAAGCTGGAGTACCTCTATCTCCAGGCCAACCTCATCGAGACCGTCACCCCCAATGCCTTCTGGGAGTGCCCCAACATAGTGAACATTGACCTGTCCATGAACAGGATCCAGAGACTCGACAGCAACACTTTTCGGGGCCTAAACAAGCTCTCTGTCTGTGAACTCTACAGTAACCCCTTCTACTGCTCCTGTGAGCTCCTCGGCTTCCTTCAATGGCTGGAGGCTTTCACCAACATGACACGCACCTATGACCGGATGCAGTGCGACTCCCCGCCTGACTACATGGGCTACTACTTGTTAGGCCAAGGCCGGACTGGCTACCGCAATGCTCTGAGCATGCTCTCGTCCCTCTGCACTGGTGGCTCCTACACTGTGATCCCTCGTTTTATCCCTCCCAGGTACCAGGTGACCACGGTGCCCTCCGAAAGCCCCTGCTCTGAGGAGGAGTGTTCCTCCGGCGACGGCACGACGCCGCAGTTCTCCCTCTTCACGCCCATCGGTGAAACAGAGGTGCGCCCCAACATCCAGGTGAAGCACCTCAACCACAACTCGGCCGTCCTCACCGTGCAGATCCCCTACCCCTTCAGCAAGATGTACATCCTCTCCCAGTTTGAAAACGGCTTCTCCTCCATGATCACCAAGCtcaggaagaaggaggagaacaTCACCGTGAGCAACCTAGTAGCACAAAGAGATTACACCTACTGTGTAGTCTCTGTCCACCAATACTCCAAGTACAACCACACCTGTGTCACCATCACACCCACCAGACCCAACCGCAAGGAGCCAGTGCCCACCCCTTCCACTGCCACCCATTACATCATGACAATCCTGGGCTGTCTCTTCGGCATGGTGATTGTCCTGGGCGTTGTGTATTACTGTCTCCGGAAGAGGCGCCAGCAGGAGGAGAAGCACAAAAAGGCTGCCGGCAGCATGAAGAAGACCATCATCGAGCTGAAATACGGGCCAGAAATGGAGACCACCAGCATCACCCAGCTGTCCCAGGGACAGATCCTGGGTGGGGAGACAGTGACCCGCATCCCCTACCTACCTTCTGCTGGTGAGGTCGAGCAGTACAAGCTGATTGACAGCAGCGAGACCCCCAAGGCCACCAAGGGCAACTACATGGAGGTGAGGACGGGTGAGCAGCCCGAGAGGCGAGACTGTGAGCTGTCCCTGCCGCCGGACTCCCAGGGCTCTGTGGCTGAGATCTCCACCATTGCCAAGGAGGTGGACAAGGTGAACCAGATCATCAACAACTGCATTGATGCCTTGAAATCCGAGTCCACCTCCTTCCAAGGGGTGAAATCAGGGGCAGTCTCTACGGTGGAGCCTCAGCTGGTGCTCTTATCAGAGCAGATCCCCAGCAAACATGGATTCCTTTCCCCCGTCTATAAGGAAAGCTACAACCACCCTCTCCAGCGGCACCACAGCATGGAGGCGGCCCCCAAACGCTCCAGCACCTCTTCCAGTGGCTCCATACGGAGCCCCAGGTCCTACCGCTCCGAGGGATCGGGCCACAAATCAGAAGCCAAATACATCGAGAAGACATCCCCCACCACCGACACCATCCTCACTGTGACACCGGCCGCGGCCATCCTGCGGGCAGAGGCGGAGAAGATCCGCCAGTACAGCGAACACCGGCACTCGTACCCCAGCTCGCACCAAGGGGAGCAGCACGACAGCATGGGGGGGAGAAAGCCCTCCATCCTGGAGCCTCTGACCCGCCCTCGCCCCAGAGACCTGGCCTATTCCCAGCTCTCGCCTCAGTACCACAACCTGAGCTACACCTCCAGCCCAGAGTACACCTGCAAACCATCCCACAGCATCTGGGAGCGCTTCAAACTCAACCGCAAGCGGCACAAAGATGAGGAGGAATATATGGCAGCCGGCCATGCCCTACGCAAAAAGGTCCAGTTTGCCAAAGACGAGGATCTCCACGACATCTTAGACTACTGGAAGGGCGTCTCTGCCCAGCAAAAGTCCTGA